In the Drosophila takahashii strain IR98-3 E-12201 chromosome 3R, DtakHiC1v2, whole genome shotgun sequence genome, one interval contains:
- the LOC108056189 gene encoding sodium-coupled monocarboxylate transporter 1, with protein sequence MDNYRFGTVDYIVLMGMTVLSTGTGLYFGSVRKYQKNLEEVKVSQPAIPLDNRRTKNVGSEKIDEYLMGSRNMKVVPVAISLIGSFVSGVTIIGMPSEIYHYGTQYFFIIIGIFLQGIVISYVYLPVYSALQVGSAYEYLEMRFSSSVRSIASFLYIFGVVTYLPFVVFVPALCLNQVSGLNIYLIELVVIITCVIYTFMGGLKAVVHTDVWQVVVMFLSIVAVAVLAIYYSNGLVALFEDVEQGGRLILDNTNPSPYVRHTVWSALIGGFSYFTSINASGQHMVQRYMSLPSLKKSQKASCLFTIGVAIFVFLSCFMGLIIFSKYKDCDPLSAGLITNDDQLLPLFVVQSVGHIYGMPGLFIAGIFGAGLSSLSSCFNTISLVFLEDIVRGLFKMQPSARVSTILIKTSIIFQGVLAFLLVFLLKYLRGILGVCMSIASITSGTALGLFTLGMLVPWSNTIGAAVGGISSILLAGWITFGSQIAAASGKLKSQMLPVSVEGCLGNVTSPQEHWVDQEQVFPLFRLSFHWINPIGVVTAVIVGALVSLVTKPTDIKSLRSNLISPVIHRFLPKECFRGRTQN encoded by the exons ATGGACAACTACAGATTTGGCACAGTGGACTACATTGTGCTAATGGGCATGACGGTATTATCCACGGGAACAGGCCTATATTTCGGTAGCGTCAG gaaatatcaaaaaaatctaGAAGAAGTGAAAGTGTCCCAGCCAGCAATCCCTTTAGACAACCGTCGAACGAAAAATGTGGGGTCTGAGAAGATAGACGAGTATCTTATGGGGTCCCGTAATATGAAAGTTGTTCCTGTAGCCATTAGTCTTATAGGCAG TTTCGTATCGGGAGTTACCATTATAGGCATGCCGTCAGAGATTTACCATTATGGTACGCAGTATTTTTTCATTATCATAGGAATTTTTCTTCAAGGAATTGTCATCTCCTACGTTTATTTACCCGTGTATTCTGCTCTCCAAGTTGGCTCAGCTTACGAG taCTTGGAGATGCGATTTAGCTCGAGTGTTAGGAGCATAGCTTCTTTCCTGTACATTTTTGGTGTT GTAACATATTTGCCATTCGTTGTATTTGTTCCGGCGTTATGTTTAAATCAGG TTTCTGGCCTTAACATTTACCTGATTGAATTGGTTGTTATTATAACTTGCGTAATTTATACCTTCATG GGGGGTCTTAAGGCTGTGGTTCACACGGATGTCTGGCAAGTGGTAGTTATGTTTCTTTCCATCGTGGCTGTAGCTGTTTTGGCCATATACTATTCCAACGGCCTGGTAGCTCTTTTCGAAGATGTGGAACAGGGTGGACGATTAATATTGGACAACACGAATCCGTCTCCATATGTCCGTCATACCGTTTGGAGCGCTCTAATCGGTGGATTCTCATACTTTACCTCTATTAACGCCAGTGGTCAACATATGGTACAGCGATACATGTCACTACCTTCCCTGAAGAAATCCCAAAAAGCCTCGTGCCTTTTCACCATTGGAGTGGCTATTTTTGTCTTTCTAAGTTGTTTCATGGgattgataattttttcgaagtACAAGGACTGTGATCCCCTGAGTGCTGGACTGATTACG AATGACGATCAACTACTGCCGCTGTTTGTGGTCCAAAGTGTGGGTCACATTTATGGAATGCCTGGTTTATTTATAGCCGGAATATTCGGAGCTGGCCTAAGTTCACTTTCGTCGTGTTTCAATACGATTTCCCTGGTATTCCTGGAGGATATAGTTCGTGGATTATTCAAAATGCAGCCCAGTGCGAGGGTATCCACCATTCTGATTAAAACCAGTATTATCTTCCAGGGAGTTTTGGCATTTCTCCTTGTATTTCTACTAAAGTACTTGCGAGGCATTTTAGGTGTTTGTATGTCGATAGCGTCCATTACAAGTGGCACTGCTTTGGGCTTATTTACCCTGGGAATGCTGGTTCCTTGGTCGAATACCATTGGCGCAGCGGTGGGAGGGATATCGAGCATCCTGCTGGCAGGATGGATTACCTTTGGATCACAGATCGCCGCAGCATCCGGAAAACTTAAATCTCAAATGCTTCCTGTGTCCGTGGAGGGATGCTTGGGAAATGTGACTAGTCCACAAGAACACTGGGTGGACCAAGAGCAAGTGTTTCCACTGTTCCGTCTATCCTTCCACTGGATCAATCCAATTGGAGTAGTCACCGCTGTAATCGTAGGTGCATTGGTCTCTCTCGTAACGAAACCCACTGATATCAAGTCTCTCCGCTCGAATCTGATATCGCCGGTGATCCATAG ATTTCTACCAAAAGAATGCTTTAGAGGTCGCACCCAAAATTAG
- the LOC108056188 gene encoding sodium-coupled monocarboxylate transporter 1-like: MDNYRFGTVDYIVLLGITVLSTGIGLYFGSVRKTQKKLDEVNISQPTTVGNRRRKDLGSEKIDEYLMGSRNMKVVPVAISLIGSFVSGVTIIGTPSEIYHYGTQYFLVIIGIFLQGIVVSYVYLPVYSALQVGSVYEYLEMRFNSSVRSISSFLWIFNMLTYLPFLVFVPALSLNQVSGLNIHLIEIVVILACVIYTFMGGLKAVVHTDVWQVVVMYFSMVAVALFAVYYSNGLGALFEDVEQGGRLILNNTNPSPYIRHTVWSAIISGFSFFTSINAGSQHMIQRYMSLPSLKKSQKASWLFTIGVSSFVALCCFMGMLVFSKYKDCDPLSAGLITNDDQLMPLFVVQSVGHIYGMPGLFIAGIFGAGLSSLSSCFNTISLVFLEDVVRGFFKLQPSERVATILIKSSIIFQGALTFLLVFLLQYLRGILSVCHSLSSITSGTAFGLFTLGMLVPWSNTIGVAAGGISSILLAGWITFGTQIAAALGQLKSQMLSVSVEGCLGNVTGPQEHWVDQDQVFPLYRLSYDWINPIGVVTAVVVGALVSLVTKPTDIKTLRSELISPVIHRFLPKECFRGRTQNEQTQEILLKQIR, encoded by the exons ATGGACAACTACAGATTTGGCACAGTGGACTACATTGTGCTTTTGGGCATAACGGTATTATCCACGGGAATAGGCCTATATTTCGGTAGCGTCAG aaaaacccaaaaaaaactggaTGAGGTGAATATTTCTCAGCCAACCACAGTTGGTAACCGTCGAAGGAAAGATTTAGGATCTGAAAAGATAGACGAATATCTCATGGGATCTCGTAATATGAAAGTGGTTCCTGTAGCCATTAGTCTCATAGGAAG CTTCGTATCGGGCGTTACCATTATAGGCACGCCGTCAGAGATTTACCATTATGGCACGCAGTATTTTCTTGTTATAATAGGAATTTTTCTCCAAGGGATCGTGGTCTCCTACGTCTATTTACCCGTATACTCGGCTCTTCAAGTTGGATCAGTTTACGAG TATTTGGAGATGCGATTTAACTCGAGTGTCAGGAGCATATCTTCCTTCCTGTGGATTTTCAATATG TTAACATACTTGCCATTCCTTGTATTTGTTCCGGCATTATCATTGAATCAGG TTTCTGGCCTTAACATTCACCTGATTGAAATTGTAGTTATATTGGCCTGCGTGATTTATACCTTCATG GGTGGTCTTAAGGCTGTGGTTCACACGGATGTCTGGCAAGTGGTGGTTATGTATTTTTCCATGGTGGCTGTAGCTCTTTTCGCCGTGTACTATTCCAATGGCTTGGGAGCGCTTTTCGAAGACGTGGAGCAGGGTGGACGTTTAATATTGAACAACACGAATCCGTCACCTTATATTCGCCATACCGTTTGGAGCGCCATTATCAGTGGTTTTTCATTCTTTACCTCTATTAATGCCGGTAGTCAACATATGATACAGCGATATATGTCTCTACCTTCGCTGAAGAAATCCCAAAAAGCCTCCTGGCTATTCACCATTGGAGTTTCTAGCTTTGTCGCTCTGTGCTGTTTCATGGGAATGCTAGTTTTTTCGAAGTACAAAGACTGCGATCCCCTGAGTGCTGGACTGATTACG AATGACGATCAACTCATGCCGTTGTTTGTGGTCCAAAGCGTGGGTCACATTTATGGAATGCCTGGCTTATTTATAGCCGGAATATTCGGAGCTGGCCTAAGTTCACTTTCGTCGTGTTTTAATACGATTTCCCTGGTATTCCTGGAGGATGTTGTTCgtggattttttaaattgcagCCCAGTGAAAGGGTAGCCACCATTCTGATCAAGTCCAGCATTATCTTCCAGGGAGCTTTGACGTTCCTCCTTGTATTTCTGCTGCAGTACTTGCGAGGCATTTTAAGTGTTTGCCATTCGCTATCGTCCATCACAAGTGGCACTGCTTTCGGCTTATTTACCCTGGGAATGCTGGTTCCTTGGTCGAATACAATTGGCGTAGCGGCGGGAGGGATATCGAGCATCCTGCTGGCAGGATGGATAACCTTTGGAACGCAGATCGCCGCAGCATTGGGACAACTCAAATCACAAATGCTTTCCGTTTCCGTGGAGGGATGTTTGGGAAATGTGACTGGCCCACAAGAACACTGGGTGGATCAGGATCAAGTGTTTCCATTGTACCGCCTATCCTACGACTGGATAAATCCCATTGGAGTAGTCACCGCTGTAGTTGTGGGGGCATTGGTCTCTCTCGTGACGAAACCAACTGATATTAAGACTCTCCGTTCAGAACTGATATCGCCTGTTATCCATAG GTTCCTGCCAAAGGAATGCTTTAGAGGTCGCACCCAAAATGAGCAGACGCAAGAGATCCTCCTGAAACAAATTCGATAA